The sequence TATCTATTGATTATTCATCAGAAATTGAGGGAACTTCTACTGATTATTTATCAGCAATTGAGCAAACTTCTATAGATTCAGTGCATTGTTTGAGGAACAATGAGCAGGAAAGAGTATCAAATCCTACTCGATGTAGTAATTATTCGTCTCAATCTACAATTTCTAGTCCTGAGCTTGTAATGAAAGGAGAATTTTGGAGAACCAATGGCTTTATATCCGGGAAAATGACAGATCAGTTAGCTTATAAGGACGACGTTGAGGAGTTTGAGTCTATTCTAAGCAAAGATTTAAACTTTCAAGATCAGAGGCTTTTCATGTTCAAAGGACCTCTCTTTCCCTTAATGTTAAAGATGGATACTGATATCAATGTGAGTACTTTCCCCCTGCAAAAGACGAGGCTCATCGCTATGAAGGATGCATCATTCATGACGGATGATTTGGAGAGTTGTTCGTTTACGTTCTCATCATCATCAGCAATGACTCGCGGACAACTTTATATGAGGACAAGGACTATGCCAGTTGAAAGGCCTAAAGATAACCTCGCGGACAACTTTCTTCGATCAAATTCATTTCCAGTACTTCAAGAGCCTGGTGAAGAATCGTCGTTGAAAAGCTATGTCCATCCTAAGCTTCCGGATTACGATGAAATTGCAGCTATGTTCAAGGCTCTCAAGAAAGAAAAACTGCAAGCAGAAAGGAATTTGAGGTCAATTCATAACAAATAGTATGCGTGTGTGAGTGTTTGTTGTGTGTGTGTCATTCCTTTTACTTGTTATACAAAATTCATTAGATTTATGCATTACATTACATTTCCCAACTGTAAACATTCTCCTTCAAGGAATTTTCCGAGTGAAATAAGCTAGTGTTTGaccatgaaattttatttgaaaatctgaTCTTCAAATATCTTTCCTGTGTAGTTTGTGGGCTATCAGATTAGAGCAAACTTTATCCAATGGGCGCGATTTATCTTTCTTGTATAATTTGCAGGCTATCATACTAAAGCCGGATTAAACATTTAAACTTAATCATTAGCTATCTAACCATAATATTAGtaacatttttcatcttttattaagAACTAACAATTTTTAAGCTTATCATTTATTCATCAAGAACTAATGTCATACTGAGTTTAGTTACATATTCTTTTTCACCGTGCAAATGATGATTCAGTGAACATCTTGAAACTTAGTTACACGAGACAATTCACTGAATGGTAGTTGGTTCTCGTTTAATTTCACACGGAAGGCCTTATGGGATATGAACAGAGCATCCCCTGTTTTATGCTCTAAGATCCCCTTTCGATGAGTTTACTTGATTTGTTACTATGTTTGGATGCAGCCATTGTCACTAGTCACTACTAACATAAATCATTTACATAGACTGTTGTGAAATTTGCAGCCAAAAGTGAGCCCTCATCATTTCATTTAGCcaataaaacaatatattttCACAAGTTTTCAACATGGGATTCTTTCGATAAACAAGAGTTACATATCCTGCCTCAGACATCGATATTTATATCTGTTTCACTATAAGTAAAAGATGTATCGTGTGATCTCCGTAAAGTTGTAGTGGCATTTGCAGATAGCCTCTCCAAAACTTCACCACTCAAATGAATAATGATTCAATTCAATCAGTGTATTTAACATGTAATCAACAAGGACTTCTGTTTCACTTCTGCACTAGATGTTCAACATCTCCAAGTTGCACTTCACCTCCTTGAAATGCGTATTCATCCTGGAACAACAACTCTATCTGCTCCAACGATTTGCCTTTCGTTTCTGGAACGTGTTTATAGACAAATGCAACAGACAGTGCAGAGATTACTGAAAAGATTAGGAAGGTTCCACCAACTGTTATTGCACGCGAAACAGAGAGAAAAGACATTGCGATCAGGCCACTGCACATTCTATTACCTACTGCTCCGAGCCCTGATGCTTGAGCACGAAGCCTTAAGGGAAAGATTTCTGACGTTAAAACCCAACAGACAGGACCAATCCCCACTGAGAAGAATGCTACGTTCCCACAAACGAATAGTATGGCTAGCGTGATGCTAATTGATCCTTCTTTCATTAAAAGTAGAGTGATCCCCACGCCTAACAAACATGTAGTCATACCAATTGTGCTCACATAGAGCAATGGCTTACGTCCGACTTTGTCAATGAGAATGATGGCTATTAGTATAAATGCTGTCTTGCTGACTCCCACAGCAACCGTAGCAGCCAGAAGTTTCGATTCATCCTCAATACCGGCTGCTTTAAAAATTGCGGGACTGTAGTAAACAGTTGCATCAATTCCGGTAATCTGTTGGAAACATTGAATTCCAATACCTGTGATCAGCATCCTACGTAGAGCCGGAGAGGGGCTCAACAATTCACGCCAGACAGGTTTGTCCGTGTCTGCGGTTCCAGCAGCTTGTTGTATCTCGGCTAGTCTCTCCTCAACTTCTGAatcattttcatttgttttcAGAAGAACCAACCTTGCTTCTTCTACTCGGTTCTGCAAAACCAACCACCTTGGTGACTCCGGGATGATGAAGAGAGCGACTCCAATAAAGACTGAGGGAAGAATTCCAACAGCAAGCATTACCCGCCAGCTTATATGTGCTGAAAGACCGGAGAATGCATAATTAGAGACATAACCGAGTAAAATTCCTAGATTTATGAAAATCTCAGGAAATGATGTGAGAGAGCCTCTAGCAATAGTTGGTGATATCTCAGCTATATAGACGGGTGCAATCATAACGCCAAAGCCTATGCCAACACCAGCTAAAATCCTTCCTACCATTAGTATTTCGAACGAAGGAGCAACAGTCATTACAGCTGCACCTATTTGAAAAATAACAGCAGCGAACCCCATCGTCCACTTTCTACCAATCGCATCTGATGTTCTTCCACCAGCTAAGCTACCTATAAGTGAAATTATGCTCAAAAcaccaacaagaacttcttgtTGAACTTCTGTTATTTTCAAATCTTGTTGAATGAATAAGATTGCTCCACTCATGACACCTACATCTGCAAATTGAAAACATAAGCATCGAAATCAAACCTCAGCTTGTTAATAAACTTTATAAAGAAGCACACAACGACCAGCGTTCAGCTACATGAATTGATGAATACATTCGAAAGCATTTCTTTGTACCCCCACAATCCCCACCCTGGATTTATTTTCGGCTACTCTAAAACCAGGTAGTACGTattcaaaatgaattataaTGTATATCACTTAGTACTACACATAATTTGTAAAAGTTAGATGACAATTGTCACTCTTTCTCTTGAATTCCAGTAGATAAAGCAGGCTATTTCTCCATTAATAACAAACTAGAACTTGCAGAAACTGGACTATAAGTTAAACATTTCCTGGATTAAATGCATAAAAGTAAAGAATACATTATTTATGCAATATGAGCTTCATCCATTTGTACTTCTCCTTGCTGCATTGTGCTAGAGAAGATAACAACATTGTTGCTACTTGCTAACGAATTGCTCACCGTGCTTCTCAAAGTGTATAGGATCTTCACGTACTATCTACTTTAGTTGATCTGTCTAGCAGTTGTGGACTTTATTTAGACATGATAGGTCTTCAATGCCTAGTCTAAGAATTTCTTATGATCCATACATTCATTGAGGGAAGTCACTTGCTTTTGCTAGAGAGTTCATTTTTTCGTCTCATAATGAAGGGAGTCGCTTCCTTCCTATGACAAGTTTTGGTGTAAGGTTCTTAGCGTCCCCTATATGTAAGGATTGATTtctcagatggtcactcaactaaaAGTCAGAAAAGATCAACTCCAATATGTGATTAGATGTAATGaatcaattaaaatatcatcactTATAACTCCAAGATTGAAACCATATtgttacaaataaaaattatcagtTCTTTCTCTGCCCAAAGGATTGTTTGGCTTCAATGTTGAATCACATACATTTTCTCTAGAGACAAGCattcacacttgctaaattTACTGCTTCTATTATCACCACTACTCTAGATTAATACTCACTCTGTCCCAATTTACGAAAcgcactttcctttttagtttcaAAATTTAGTACAAACTAGTCCATCACAAGTCAAAGCTCAAAACACAAATCTTGAAAAAAAGTAAACCTTTTAGGAATAAGAACATCTCACAGCAATTATCAATACACATACACTCCTAATACTTTGATTTCACAATTTATGAGGCAAATAACAACAGACatgtaaaaattataaaaagatttACCATAACCAAGGAGGACATTGTTAAGTGAAGCAAAAACAGCACaaccaaaaacatattttctaGTACTCTTCTTCCTCCTTTCCAACTGATATTGATCATCATCATCTGTAAAGTCAGAATCCATTCTCTTATACTTGTTCTTGCTCCCCAATGGAAAATCTGACATACCCATTTCCCCATGTCCATTTTCTTGGACACCTGCCATACCCATCTACCCAAAAAATCCAATCTTTAACTGAAAAAAAAACAGCAACTTTGAAGGTATTAACAGATGTTTTGACCCAAAAATCCAATCCTTAACTGATAAAAACAGAAACTTTGAAGGTATTAACAGATACTTTGACCCAAAAATCCAATCTTTAACTGAAAAAACAGCAACTTTGAAGGTACTAACAtatgttttgaccctaaaaatccaatctttaaCAGCAAGATTGGATTTTGGGAGTTGGGTTTCAGTTACAAAATCAAGATCTagaagaaaatgagaaagaattgaaaaataagGAAACAAGGCAAGTGGgaaatttttatttgtctttagAGTGAAATGGTACTGTACATCTTACACGGCCTTGACCAATGACCAtctaacttttaaaaattaaagattttggaGCTTTCAAAGATACaaattacttctttttttcGGTATCCGGTATTCACATTGGAGTCTAACTAAATTTGGATTCGCATTGAGAAGTCTCACATGGAGAGATAAAGTGTTCCTTAACAAAGACGACTCTGTATCCAAGGATACTTGAACCCGAGAGTCCGAGACCTAttgattaaaaatgaagaaatatttatcatttcatcGCAACCCTTGTTAGTCAAAGATACAAATTACAATACGACGTAAGACTTGGCAATTTTGCAGCACATTTCATGTTGGTAAATCAATTTAAGTAAGCCTACACAATGGGAGTTTCTTAGAAGGTATACCTTGACACTGTTCATAATTACTTGTCTATGTTTGACGTggcataaaaatatatttttttataattaaaaataatgtaattatattattttttatctttctttaatAAAATGAGCAAATAgtatagaaatacaataaataaaatgataattttactaCTATATAACTATTAATTATCATAAGTCATTTCATTTATTAGGAAATGAATAATAATACTTAATGACAagaataaaatacatataaaatgataaatattctattatattttaattaaataagtgaaaataaatatttatttttatataataaaccAATAAAAGTGAATGGAGGAGTATATTTGTAATAATATTCTCATTGACTTTTTTTCCATTTCTATCAAAGCCATAAATTTTGCGTAATTACTGCTTTAATGTACGTTGCCTTTTTATATGCATTGTAATCTAAAAGTTTgctctttcctttctttttctttcccatTTTAACACTCTTCTTCTGGCATGATGTGGATGTTTTTAACTCACATGTCATACgtattttaattaatgttaatgtgtataattaaaagatcaataagatatttttttttgtaattaatgtAATAAGTGTTTGTGAATAATATAATGTAAAAgctttttcaaaatatgatttagaatgtttaataaaaacattttattatGTGTTCAACTAAGGATGAACGTTTATGCAGTTCATATTACTAGATATGATAACTTCACTTtagattttagattttttggatttcaagaaatttaaatcCAAACCAATTCAAATAAGTAATTAGGATTGGATTATATCCTTAAGTTCAATTTTGAATTAAtcaatttgattattttgtatATTCATTTTTGAGCCTATAAGTTTAGTTTCTTCTTTCAAAAATGAACATTGACcctaataaaatattcatgtcAAACTACCTAATAATATTCAAGCTATGAAACCATTATCAAGAAATGGTGGATCGCACGATGGtacatatttttattgtgtttggCCATCTCTATCCTtactttttttcactttcagtagaattagagagaaaaaaatacaataactataTATGGATTacactaaaatatatataaatataaataattttaactatgtatatatagtgtgaTCTTTTGTTGAAGGGTCCAAATGATCTCTTTGCACTTACTCCTGTAAATAAGTTGGTGGTGATTAAGTAAATATACAGATTTAAAATTTGACTGATCAAGACTTAGCTTCGAATATATTTGAACTCCAAAAATTTATAGTCTTAACGTTGGTAATCTATTAATGGTGTAGACTGTAGTTTCAAAAAGCATTAGTCCAAGAATGTGAGGAAACTTTAACATGATATAGTAATGCTCTACTAGTTTCGGCAATATGCCTATGTTTCTGTTCAACACAATCATTAATTTGTTCGGACAtataatgatgaaaaaaatattgtgtaaTTCCATTATCCCGCGTAAATAACTTGTCAAGGCTTGAAACTCACAACGTTGCACGTTCGATAACTATTTCATGCAAAAAGATGATGTCGTTTTGAGCATTAAATCAACTTCAATTTCCTATCAAGTTACTTCCTAGTCCAAATTCTATTTAAGTAATGATTCACATCATTACATCATCCTCCTCAATGATCGTGTAAGCAATACTGATTCTAAGTTAAGAAATTTCttataagaatttttttgaagatcATGTATGATACAATTAAATTAGTTGGTAAAAGTTGTGCATTCTTTTGTTCGTCTGCATGATATACTTGGTGATAGTAGTTGAATATATACTAGTGATATTAgcattattctttttcttttctttatttcagaATTtcaattattactttttttttaattaattattgaaatattactatttttccTTGGTAATGGTGTATGGTATGCTCACCATTTACGTTATTTGGTTGTTATTACTACTCTTGTTTATGGATTCTTTTCTTAAACAGAGGGAGGATTCTACAGAGAACAACATCTCTATTTTTATGAGATAGGAATAAAATGTGTACATACACTCTATCTCGTTACTTTAATTGTGAAATTACACtagatattttattataaatacatatttagttgCTTTATGTATGTGTACGTATATGTGTATTCTATtcatttctctttgttttttccTTCACACCGAAATTAAAAAACTTTATCCATCTGTCTCATGGTCAAATTATTAGCAAAATATctcttatttaataaaaaaatatttaaaataaattacttctAATTAATGTCCACTAGATCTTCACATTTTCTCCTACCACTATAAATTCCCATTGCTCTCACTATATAAATTCatcatgataaaaataaaaaagacaagatatcatacataaaaaatatccaaatttttttttctttaatttgcttCTTTATATTCATTCCCCTTCTCAAAATTGCAAGAAcctataatattttgaaatattcaaACTTAAATATACTGGAATATTATAGGTCTTGCAATTCTGAGAAGGGAAATGAGGACATAAAGATTTAACTCCTATGGGTTGTGAGAATTTATaaagattttctcaaaaattattgTTGATCTATGTATCCCCTCTCAAtctccaccccacccccacccccaccccacacacacaatatatatatatatatatatatatatatatatatatatatatattaatggaTCTGATACTACTTGATAATTGAAGTACGAAGAATTTGAGTGTTACGATAAAAATGTTGTTGATCTATGTATCTCCTCTCAatccccccaccccaccccacacaATATATATAGGTCGGATACTACTTGATAATCGAAGCACGTAGAATTTGAGTGTTACAGTAAAAAATTCACACTAATCAACATGATaattaaatttgagaatttCAAAGATGAGTAGCGAATGAAATGTACAAgcatagagagagagagagagtgtatGTGTGTTTGTGTTTTGAGTGTGTAAAGAAGAGAGAGGAAAGAGAAATATCAATAGGTTGATGGATAAATCTGGTAAAATATTACAACTCTGTCTATATCTGGTAAAACATTAAATCTCTGGCTAAATAGGTTGATAGCTAAATCTGGTAAAGTATTACAATTTTGACTATATCTGATAAAACATTACAGCTCTGACTATATCTGGTAAACTATTAAATCTTTGGCTAAATAGGTTGGCAGCTAAATCTAGTAAAGTATTACAACTTTGActatatttgataaaatattacAACTCTAACTAAATAGGTTGGTGACTAAATTCGATGAACAGACAAAAGAAATATTGATATGTTGAGTCTATTGTACTTTGAAGTTTAAAGTAACTATCTCATTCTTAATACCATCAGAAGGAAAGATGCACAAACCTTGTTGGTTTTAAATGCATGAGATGTTGAATTCCATATTACGCGTAAATAACTTGCCAAGTCTTAAAACTCATAACATCGCATGTTCAATAACCATTTCATGCAAAAAGATGATGTTTTTTTGAACATTAAATCAACTTCAATTTCCAATCAagttagttccaagttcaattTCTATTTAAGTAATGATTCACATCATTTCATCATCCTCTCCAATAATTGTGGAATCAATAATGATTCTaataagttaaataaatttcttttaagAATTTTTCTTAAGATTATATATGATACAATTAAATTAGTTGATATAAATTGTGCGTTCTTTCATTCATCTACAGAATATATTTTGTGATCATAGTtgaatcttttttcttattAGTGATATTAGcactatttttttacttttttatttcatgatttcaattatcacctttttttaaaaaaataaaattaattattgggGTATTACTCTTCTTTCTTGAGTAATGATGTACGTTTTGCTCACCATTCATATTATTTGANNNNNNNNNNNNNNNNNNNNNNNNNNNNNNNNNNNNNNNNNNNNNNNNNNNNNNNNNNNNNNNNNNNNNNNNNNNNNNNNNNNNNNNNNNNNNNNNNNNTGGGTAGGATGTGCGTGAGggtgggtaaaaaaattgaatctaaaaacaagctttaaattattatttttgggggGAGGGTTGgttggggggctggtttgagggtaggaacaaaataaattgattttttgaacaattttttttttaattggaagttggaagagagttttggaaaatgttttccttaagttttgaagggaagtcattttccttaaatttgaggaaaatgagttgatttggaaaacattttccaaaacatttaacccaaccaaacatgagaaaattgaaaaatattttccggaaaatgttttccttcataccaaacacaccctacaTCAACTTCAATTTCCTATCAAGTTACTTCCAAGTTCAATTTCTATTTAAGTAATGATTCACATCATTTCATCATCCTCTCCAATAATCGTGCAATCAATAATGATTCTAATAAATTTCTTTTAAGAATTTTTCTTAAGATTATATATGATACAATTAAATTAGTTGATATAAATTGTGCGTTCTTTCATTCATCTACAGAATATATTTTGTGATCATAGTtgaatcttttttcttattAGTGATATTAGcactatttttttacttttttatttcatgatttcaattatcacctttttttaaaaaaataaaattaattattgggGTATTACTCTTCTTTCTTGAGTAATGATGTACGTTTTGCTCACCATTcatattatttgattgttattACTATTCTTATTTATGGATTCTTTTCTTAAGCAGAGGGAGGGTTCTATCGGGAACAACTTAGAAATATGAATAAAGTTTGTATATACACTCTATCTTGTTACTTTAATTGTCAGATTACactaaatattttgttataaaaaattatatctacTTACTTTACGTACGTGTACGTATATGTGTATGTTGTtcatttctctttatttttttcttcccaccgaaatttaaaaactttatccatCTATCTCATGGTCAAATTATTAGGAAAAACTatcttatttaatataatatttaaaatagataACTTTGTAATTAATGTTCGCTAGATCttcatattttcaaattaaaaaacttTATCCATCTATCTCACGGTCAAATTATTAGCAAAATATctcttatttaataaaaaaaattttttaaatagattACTTCTAATTAATGTCCACTATATCTTCACATATTCTCCTGACACTATAAATTCCCATTGCTCTCTCTATATGAATTCatcatgataaaaataaaaaagacgaTATCATACATAAAACGtatccaactttttttttctttaatttgcttCTTTTATCTTCGTTCCCCTTCTCAAAATCGCAAGGAcctataatattttcaaatattcaaaCTTAAATATACTGGAATATTATAGGTCTTGCTATTTTGAGAAAGGAAATGAGGACATAAAGATCTAACTCCTGTGGGTTGCGAGAATTTATaaagattttctcaaaaaatgttGGTGATCTATGTATCCCCTctcaatcccccacatgaatttCAAAGATAAATAGAGAATAAAATGTACAAGCAGAGACAGAGCGTATGTGTGTTTGTGTTTTGAGTGTGTAAAGAAGAGAGAGGAAAGAGAAATATCAGTAGATTGATGGATATATCTGGTAAAATATTACAACTCTGACTATATTTGGTAAAACATTAAATCTCTGGCTAAATCTGGTAAAGTATTACAACTTTGACTATATCTTATAAAACATTACAGCTCTGCCTATATCTGGTAGAATATTAAATCTCTGGCTAAAAAGGTTGGTAGCTAAATCTGGTAAAGTATTACAGCTTTGACTATATCTTATAAAACATTACAACTCTGGATTAATAGGTTGGTGACTAAATCCGataaacagaaaaaagaaatattgataTGTTGAGTCTATTGTACTTTGAGGTGACTATCTCATTTTTAATACCATCAGATTAAGTTCCTGTtacaataacaaattaaatctttataaaaactaaattgataacataaaatgaaaaatagaagaataacCGATTATAAGTGACTAAATTGACTTGATGATTAAAAAAGAGTTGTAGAATTGAAATTCATAATATAATAACTTGGATCTAGAAGTATTTATCAAACGCAAGAAATAAATGATTagattattcaaatttaaatgtttattatcaataaacacatatttttatacaaagctcaatactatattttttaaaaaagattatcAATATGCAGAGATGTGAAGG is a genomic window of Solanum stenotomum isolate F172 unplaced genomic scaffold, ASM1918654v1 scaffold21218, whole genome shotgun sequence containing:
- the LOC125850955 gene encoding probable polyol transporter 4, with protein sequence MGMAGVQENGHGEMGMSDFPLGSKNKYKRMDSDFTDDDDQYQLERRKKSTRKYVFGCAVFASLNNVLLGYDVGVMSGAILFIQQDLKITEVQQEVLVGVLSIISLIGSLAGGRTSDAIGRKWTMGFAAVIFQIGAAVMTVAPSFEILMVGRILAGVGIGFGVMIAPVYIAEISPTIARGSLTSFPEIFINLGILLGYVSNYAFSGLSAHISWRVMLAVGILPSVFIGVALFIIPESPRWLVLQNRVEEARLVLLKTNENDSEVEERLAEIQQAAGTADTDKPVWRELLSPSPALRRMLITGIGIQCFQQITGIDATVYYSPAIFKAAGIEDESKLLAATVAVGVSKTAFILIAIILIDKVGRKPLLYVSTIGMTTCLLGVGITLLLMKEGSISITLAILFVCGNVAFFSVGIGPVCWVLTSEIFPLRLRAQASGLGAVGNRMCSGLIAMSFLSVSRAITVGGTFLIFSVISALSVAFVYKHVPETKGKSLEQIELLFQDEYAFQGGEVQLGDVEHLVQK
- the LOC125850952 gene encoding uncharacterized protein LOC125850952, with the translated sequence MFDVIFGWRKATKCKNLIKRVKCRLKLLKNKRSCIVKQLKDDLGQLLRHGHYQIVFDRVDQLFMDDNMLVVYDLLENFCEFILISLPYIRRHKDCPNDINEAVSSLVFASTRLGNLPELPVIRKLFGQRYGKKFETSALELLPGNLVNHQIKENLCIKSVSNEVKYKLVDEIARICFQQGPLLLEYRNESQQEQVHKRVDDAQIGYKTGSKNSNIATEANIVSIDYSSEIEGTSTDYLSAIEQTSIDSVHCLRNNEQERVSNPTRCSNYSSQSTISSPELVMKGEFWRTNGFISGKMTDQLAYKDDVEEFESILSKDLNFQDQRLFMFKGPLFPLMLKMDTDINVSTFPLQKTRLIAMKDASFMTDDLESCSFTFSSSSAMTRGQLYMRTRTMPVERPKDNLADNFLRSNSFPVLQEPGEESSLKSYVHPKLPDYDEIAAMFKALKKEKLQAERNLRSIHNK